Proteins encoded together in one Drosophila albomicans strain 15112-1751.03 chromosome 2R, ASM965048v2, whole genome shotgun sequence window:
- the LOC117574150 gene encoding uncharacterized protein LOC117574150, with protein sequence MTNAVCESHNKSWVIIETCRLRALQRNKTILNLYLNVLHPTNSVSIRMQIQKKFNGYKPWIVDLTFDACKFMKDKSNKAVKVVFDLINGYTSLNHPCPYVGQQYLRGFYPAIEKFRLPLPTGDYVLLLTWKFYNRLQLETNIYFTFVEDF encoded by the exons ATGACGAACGCTGTTTGCGAGTCCCACAACAAATCCTGGGTTATAATCGAGACTTGTCGACTTCGGGCCTTGCAGCGTAATAAGACGATACtcaatctttatttaaatgttttgcatCCTACGAATTCGGTTTCGATACGCATGCAAATCCAAAAGAAGTTCAACGGATATAAGCCTTGGATTGTTGATTTAACATTTGACGCTTGCAAGTTTATGAAGGACAAATCCAATAAAGCAGTTAAAGTTGTATTCGATCTTATTAATGGATATACGAGTCTTAACCATCCATGTCCCTATGTG GGCCAACAATATCTTAGAGGTTTCTACCCGGCCATCGAAAAGTTTAGACTTCCGCTGCCCACTGGCGATTATGTGCTATTATTGACCTGGAAGTTCTACAATAGACTTCAATtagaaacaaatatttactttacattTGTGGAGGATttctaa